The Sorghum bicolor cultivar BTx623 chromosome 6, Sorghum_bicolor_NCBIv3, whole genome shotgun sequence genome contains the following window.
ATAAAACTGGGTGTTAGCTTTTTCTCATTTTTTGGGGGAAAGGAACCAACAAGAGTTTTGCTCGTCATGGAGTACTTCCTATATTAACAAAGAAGAAGAGACATATAGCAACAATATATGTGTCACAGCAACAAAATCAAGCTCCAAGGACGAAAACAACATCTATAGGAAGGCCTAGCTTGTTGTTCCATAGTACTTACCTACACGTTGTTGGCCTCAATTGTCATTGGTCAGCCATCTCCAGACACAGTTACCACGTAATATAGGCTTAATTTTATGGTTGACACAAGCAACCATTTGTTCCTAAATATTTGTCGCCACGATTTGCGTGGCGATAAATTTATCTCgctttatagaaaatacgtgtaatatttttattattaaataaatttattaaaaattaaATTCAAATAtgtatctaataatactaattatgtattataatattattatttttaatatatattttttgaaaaataaaaacgaTAGAAATttagagacggagggagtacgttTTTTTTTTCGTGGGCTAGCGTGCTTTGTATCCGTACCACAAAGCACTAGGAATACAAAGACTAGGGGCCGGGGACTTTTTTGGCCCGGCCGGCCCAGAACTGCAAGAGCTGAAACAAAGGTGAATCGGATGGACGAACCGAACCGTTGACAAAACTCAAgatgaaaagagaagaaaaaagctGGCCAAGACCAAAGAGAGAGGTGGAGGGAGAGATTCGGAGCGAGGGGCCTGCCGGCCGATCGAGTGGGCAGCAGTGGCAGTGGGCGGCTTCCCGGCCGGGCATCTCATCTCAGCCGCTGGCCCGCTGCGTGGTTCGCACGCATGCAGATGCATTGCATGCTCTTTCAAGTGGCCTTGCCCTCCCTCCCTGCCTTCCTTTTCTTATATGGTCAAAAGCACGGCCTGGCCCGGCCGTTCCCCGCCCACCCTCGCCGATCGAGctcgcattgcattgcattgcattgtgcCTGTGCCTCTCCTCCGTTCCATGACGATGGGCTCCGCCGCCTCCGACACCGTCGTCGGTACCTAGCTACCACCCCACTATCTTCAATtccttctccttccttcccGTTGCATGATGCATGGCATGCAGCTAGCTTCCGCCAAAACTTGATGCGTGCATGCAGTGCCCCGCAACTTCCGTCTGCTGGAGGAGCTGGAGCGCGGGGAGAAGGGCATCGGCGACGGCAGCGTCAGCTACGGcatggacgacgacggcgacgacatCTTCATGCGCTCATGGACCGGGACCATCATAGGCCCGCTCAACGTACGTACGTAGGAGAGGAGGACTCTCTCCTCTAGTTAGTTCATCATCCAATTCAGTTCCCTATCCTATCTAGTTATACAGCATGCATATATGACTGAAATGATATGCATCCAGTGCGCGCACGAGGGTCGCATCTACCAGCTGAAGCTGGTGTGTGACAAGGACTACCCCGACAAGCCGCCGG
Protein-coding sequences here:
- the LOC8076495 gene encoding ubiquitin-conjugating enzyme E2 variant 1C, with product MTMGSAASDTVVVPRNFRLLEELERGEKGIGDGSVSYGMDDDGDDIFMRSWTGTIIGPLNCAHEGRIYQLKLVCDKDYPDKPPAVRFHSRINLACVHPDTGVVEADKLPTLREWRREYTMEHLLTQLKKEMAAPHNRRLPQPPEGTFFSSDSNSSSTTTSS